From a region of the Streptomyces sp. NBC_00193 genome:
- a CDS encoding YitT family protein: MPHPAPAPVAHPPRMNAFAQLRAGRTARRVPQLLLGLTGYGAAVMVLVESGLGTASWSVLTDGTAKTLGISFGWATNLISLLVLLAWIPLRELPGLGTVLNVAIVGFAADATAAVLPSPGGTAAALAYLALGLVALGFFDALYLGAQYGSGPRDGIMTGLVRLTRLPVAAVRTGIEVSVAGLGWLLGGTLGLGTVLVALGTGPLVGWFLPRLTVRLGEPSGVGPLVQYGGQP, translated from the coding sequence ATGCCCCACCCCGCTCCCGCACCCGTCGCCCACCCGCCCCGCATGAACGCCTTCGCCCAGCTCCGTGCGGGCCGCACCGCCCGCCGCGTCCCCCAGCTCCTGCTCGGCCTGACCGGCTACGGTGCCGCCGTCATGGTGCTCGTCGAGTCCGGCCTCGGCACGGCCAGCTGGAGCGTGCTCACCGACGGCACGGCGAAGACCCTCGGCATCTCCTTCGGCTGGGCCACCAACCTGATCTCGCTCCTGGTGCTCCTCGCATGGATCCCGCTGCGCGAGCTCCCCGGACTCGGCACCGTCCTCAACGTCGCGATCGTGGGCTTCGCCGCCGACGCCACCGCCGCCGTACTCCCCTCCCCCGGGGGAACCGCCGCCGCGCTCGCGTACCTCGCCCTCGGCCTGGTCGCCCTCGGCTTCTTCGACGCGCTCTACCTCGGCGCGCAGTACGGCTCGGGCCCGCGCGACGGCATCATGACCGGCCTCGTCCGGCTCACCCGGCTGCCCGTCGCGGCGGTGCGCACCGGCATCGAGGTGTCCGTGGCCGGCCTCGGCTGGCTCCTCGGCGGCACCCTCGGCCTCGGCACCGTGCTGGTCGCCCTCGGTACGGGCCCCCTGGTCGGCTGGTTCCTGCCGCGCCTGACCGTCCGCCTCGGCGAACCCTCAGGGGTGGGCCCGCTCGTGCAGTACGGCGGCCAGCCGTAG
- a CDS encoding helix-turn-helix transcriptional regulator, with product MPDSGDVDPFSSPRTMLGSELRVARKRAGLSQDKLGEPLFVSGSFIGQLEAGTRRMTPELGREIDKILGTDDFFTRNCQAVTKFKYPDHFTEAAEAEGLAKAIREYAPLLIPGLLQKEAYARAVFRAYQPTATEAAIDALVEARLARAALLADPTTPLLWCVLDEAVLRRVIGSRSVMAEALRHLADLIRSHRIIVQVLPFSAGAHATMDGPLKLMSFEDAPPLAYLAGHTTGLLLDDPATVARHFLTYDLLTASALAPRESLALIESVAEDYAHDEQA from the coding sequence GTGCCCGATTCCGGAGACGTCGACCCGTTCTCCTCACCCCGCACCATGCTCGGCTCCGAACTGCGCGTCGCCCGCAAAAGGGCCGGCCTCAGTCAGGACAAACTCGGCGAGCCCCTCTTCGTCAGCGGCTCCTTCATCGGTCAACTCGAAGCGGGCACCCGCCGGATGACCCCGGAGCTGGGCCGCGAAATAGACAAGATCCTCGGCACGGACGACTTCTTCACCCGCAACTGCCAAGCCGTGACGAAGTTCAAGTACCCCGACCACTTCACGGAGGCCGCCGAGGCCGAGGGCCTGGCGAAGGCCATCCGCGAGTACGCACCCCTGCTGATCCCGGGCCTCCTCCAGAAGGAGGCCTACGCCCGAGCCGTCTTCCGCGCGTACCAGCCGACGGCGACGGAGGCGGCGATCGACGCACTCGTCGAAGCCCGACTGGCCCGCGCGGCCCTCCTCGCAGACCCAACAACCCCGTTGTTGTGGTGCGTGCTCGACGAGGCGGTACTGCGTCGGGTCATCGGCAGCCGGTCCGTGATGGCCGAGGCGCTGCGGCACCTCGCGGACCTGATCCGGTCCCACCGGATCATCGTCCAGGTGCTGCCGTTCAGCGCGGGTGCCCACGCGACCATGGACGGTCCCCTCAAGCTGATGTCGTTCGAAGACGCTCCCCCTCTCGCCTATCTCGCAGGCCACACAACAGGGCTGCTACTAGACGATCCGGCCACGGTGGCACGCCACTTCCTGACCTACGATCTCCTCACCGCCAGCGCGCTGGCACCACGCGAGTCACTGGCCTTGATCGAATCCGTGGCGGAGGATT